In Pseudomonas rhizosphaerae, one DNA window encodes the following:
- a CDS encoding PepSY domain-containing protein, producing MFKNVLFQLHWFFGITGGLVLALMGITGASYSFEDEILRALNPQTLTVQIRDTGMLPAAQLVEILEQRQGSKVAALRVDLVDGSAARVSFAPPAGQRRGPSAYFDPYTGELQGEVFGEGFFDLMLDLHRFLAMGGTGRQITGACTLMLVFFCLSGLYLRWPRRALNWRTWLTLDWAKKGRAFNWDLHAVFGTWCLLFYLLAALTGLTWSYQWFGNAVNRLLSDNPAAPRIERRMASSADVAPVVDYDALWASIRTAVGPELSLINVRIPGNVGLPATVFYLRKDSPHDRAFGLLSLDPATGQVKDIQRYEDKSLKAQLLTSIYALHVGSYFGLVGRILMMLASLTMPLFLITGWLLYLDRRRKKRQVRLARGVLQQDDSSGGWLIGFASQSGFAEQLAWQTAGQLQAAGHSVQVRALAQVDEAQLQQADKALFVVSTFGDGEAPDTARGFERKVLGSVCALPGLRYGLLALGDRQYPQFCGFAQRLQQWLDAQGAQPLFASVEVDNADPAALQQWQQQLSLHTGGVAQAVWQAPVFSPWTLIERELLNPASQGAAVYRIAWHDSGQAQWQAGDLVDVLPRNGHVAIEQCLSGLGLQAATTVLVDGLQEPLRQALASRQLPASRGHLVGLHAQALVDALIPISVREYSIASVPSDGRLELIVRQERHGDGSLGLGSGWLTEHAELHGAVSLRLRRNAGFHLPQEPVSVILIGNGTGLAGLRSLLKARIEQGQQRNWLLFGERNRAHDFHCREELLGWLASGDLMRLDLAFSRDQAHKVYVQDRLREAADELLEWVEDGAVIYVCGSLQGMASGVDQVLTQVLGRERLDDLIETGRYRRDVY from the coding sequence GTGTTCAAGAACGTCCTCTTCCAGCTGCACTGGTTTTTCGGCATCACCGGTGGCCTGGTGCTGGCCCTGATGGGCATCACCGGCGCCAGCTACTCGTTCGAGGACGAAATCCTGCGCGCGCTCAACCCGCAGACCTTGACGGTGCAGATCCGCGACACGGGCATGCTGCCCGCGGCGCAGCTGGTCGAGATTCTGGAGCAGCGTCAGGGCAGCAAGGTGGCTGCCTTGCGTGTGGACCTGGTCGACGGCAGCGCGGCACGGGTGTCCTTCGCCCCGCCTGCCGGACAGCGACGAGGGCCATCGGCGTATTTTGATCCATACACCGGGGAATTGCAGGGCGAGGTATTCGGCGAGGGTTTCTTCGACCTGATGCTGGACCTGCACCGCTTCCTGGCCATGGGTGGCACCGGGCGGCAGATCACTGGGGCCTGCACCCTGATGCTGGTGTTTTTCTGCCTTTCCGGCCTGTACCTGCGCTGGCCGCGCAGGGCGTTGAACTGGCGCACCTGGCTGACCCTGGACTGGGCCAAGAAAGGTCGCGCCTTCAACTGGGACCTGCACGCGGTGTTCGGTACCTGGTGCCTGCTGTTCTATCTGCTGGCGGCGCTGACCGGCCTGACCTGGTCGTATCAATGGTTCGGCAACGCTGTGAACCGGCTGCTTTCCGATAACCCCGCCGCTCCGCGCATCGAGCGGCGTATGGCCTCGTCGGCAGATGTGGCGCCGGTGGTGGATTACGACGCACTGTGGGCCAGCATACGCACTGCGGTCGGGCCCGAGCTGAGCCTGATCAATGTGCGCATTCCCGGCAATGTCGGGCTGCCGGCGACGGTCTTCTACCTGCGCAAGGATTCGCCGCACGACCGCGCCTTCGGCTTGCTCAGCCTTGACCCCGCCACCGGGCAGGTCAAAGACATCCAGCGTTACGAAGACAAGTCGCTGAAGGCGCAACTGCTGACCAGTATCTACGCACTGCATGTGGGCAGCTATTTCGGGCTGGTGGGTCGCATCCTGATGATGCTGGCCAGTTTGACCATGCCGTTGTTCCTGATCACCGGCTGGCTGCTGTATCTGGATCGGCGCCGCAAGAAGCGCCAGGTGCGGCTGGCGCGCGGCGTCTTGCAGCAGGACGATTCATCTGGCGGGTGGTTGATCGGTTTCGCCAGCCAGAGTGGTTTTGCCGAGCAATTGGCGTGGCAGACCGCCGGGCAATTGCAGGCCGCCGGGCACAGTGTCCAGGTCCGCGCCCTGGCCCAGGTGGACGAAGCGCAGCTACAGCAGGCCGACAAGGCGTTGTTCGTGGTCAGCACGTTCGGCGACGGCGAAGCGCCCGATACCGCACGCGGCTTCGAGCGCAAGGTGCTGGGCAGTGTGTGCGCCCTGCCCGGCTTGCGCTATGGATTGCTGGCGCTGGGCGACCGTCAGTATCCGCAGTTCTGCGGCTTTGCCCAGCGTTTGCAGCAGTGGCTCGATGCCCAGGGTGCGCAGCCGCTGTTCGCTTCGGTCGAGGTCGACAATGCCGACCCGGCAGCCTTGCAGCAGTGGCAGCAGCAATTGAGCCTGCACACCGGCGGCGTGGCCCAGGCCGTGTGGCAGGCCCCGGTATTCAGCCCCTGGACCTTGATCGAGCGCGAGCTGTTGAACCCTGCCAGCCAAGGTGCTGCGGTCTACCGGATTGCCTGGCATGACAGTGGCCAAGCCCAGTGGCAGGCGGGCGATCTGGTGGACGTCTTGCCGCGCAACGGACACGTGGCCATCGAGCAGTGCCTGTCGGGGTTGGGCCTGCAAGCCGCGACCACGGTTTTGGTCGATGGCTTGCAAGAGCCGCTTAGACAGGCGTTGGCCAGCCGTCAGTTGCCCGCCAGCCGAGGGCACCTGGTCGGCCTGCATGCGCAGGCGCTGGTGGATGCCTTGATACCCATCAGCGTGCGCGAGTACTCCATTGCTTCGGTGCCCAGCGATGGCCGGCTGGAACTGATCGTGCGCCAGGAACGCCACGGCGACGGCAGTCTGGGGCTGGGCTCGGGATGGTTGACCGAGCACGCTGAACTGCATGGCGCGGTCAGCCTGCGCTTGCGACGCAATGCGGGGTTTCATCTGCCGCAGGAGCCAGTGTCGGTGATTCTGATCGGCAACGGCACCGGTCTGGCAGGCTTGCGCAGCTTGCTCAAAGCGCGAATCGAACAGGGACAACAGCGAAACTGGTTATTGTTCGGCGAGCGCAACCGGGCCCATGACTTTCACTGCCGGGAGGAGTTACTGGGGTGGTTGGCCAGTGGTGACCTTATGCGCTTGGACTTGGCGTTTTCGCGTGATCAGGCGCACAAGGTGTATGTGCAGGATCGGCTCCGCGAGGCGGCTGACGAGTTGCTGGAATGGGTGGAAGACGGCGCGGTGATCTACGTGTGCGGAAGCCTGCAGGGAATGGCCAGCGGCGTGGACCAGGTGCTGACCCAGGTGCTAGGCCGCGAGCGGCTGGACGACCTCATCGAAACCGGCCGCTACCGCCGCGACGTCTATTGA
- a CDS encoding TonB-dependent receptor, protein MNRQHPIIPGSSPRLLASAIGMALGATCAVQTAHAAAADEAKAASVSLGATSITGEAQEPTSYQAERASSTKYTAPLVDTPRSVTVVPQQVIKDTGALNLQDALRTVPGITFGAGEGGNPQGDRPFIRGFDAQGDTYLDGVRDAGAQSREIFAVESIEVSKGPNSAIGGRGAAGGTINLVSKKAHLGDSLDGGFTWGSDQTQRYTLDGNYQFSDSAAGRLNLMSHQSNVAGRDQVDYDRWGIAPSLAFGLGTDTRVFLDYYHLESDDLPDSGIPYSIPAAGNAGRTSANPDKPQDGGRSSNFYGLSDRDFRKTRSDISTFAIEHDLTDALTVKNTLRHGNTMQDYILTQPDDSQRNVNNGSVWRRANSRVGNTATTTNQTDLFGDFYVGGFKNSFSTGIEFSREDSDRSSYTVNTDTTPRTAGASSNCSLGSIASSGYNCTSLANPNPDDPWNGAIARNYAGTDTSSKTRAIYVFDTLELSPQWQVNAGLRYDHFETDYRTYTAAGATTAKSEDTSEFVTGQLGLVWKPAENGSVYVSYATSATPPGALVGEGMEGNPLGGAPDRTGNLLSSDLEPEETTNYEIGTKWDLLDQRLSLTAALFRTEKDNTRVQTNTYSYENAGKTRVDGLELSASGKLTEQWQVFAGYSYLEARVVDNGPLGAANNGNQMPNTPNNSASLWTTYQLTPKLTIGGGAFYVDDVFGNLANTTLVNSYVRLDAMASYKINKHFDVQLNVQNLADKTYYDKAFSTHFANQAAGRTALLSTNFHF, encoded by the coding sequence ATGAACCGCCAACATCCAATCATTCCGGGCTCATCGCCACGGCTGCTCGCCTCTGCCATCGGCATGGCCCTAGGCGCCACGTGCGCCGTGCAAACGGCACACGCCGCTGCCGCCGACGAAGCCAAGGCCGCTTCGGTATCGCTGGGAGCCACCAGCATCACCGGCGAAGCTCAGGAGCCGACGTCCTATCAGGCCGAACGTGCCTCCTCCACCAAGTACACCGCGCCCTTGGTCGATACCCCGCGCTCGGTGACGGTGGTACCGCAACAGGTGATCAAGGACACCGGCGCGCTCAATCTGCAGGACGCTTTGCGCACCGTGCCCGGCATCACCTTTGGCGCCGGTGAAGGCGGTAACCCACAGGGTGACCGGCCGTTCATCCGCGGCTTCGATGCCCAGGGCGATACTTATCTGGATGGCGTGCGGGATGCCGGCGCGCAGAGCCGCGAAATCTTCGCGGTGGAATCCATCGAGGTCAGCAAGGGCCCCAACTCGGCCATCGGCGGCCGTGGCGCTGCGGGCGGCACCATCAACCTGGTGAGCAAGAAAGCGCATCTGGGCGACTCGCTGGACGGTGGCTTCACCTGGGGCTCGGACCAGACCCAGCGCTATACGCTGGACGGCAACTACCAGTTCAGCGACAGCGCTGCCGGACGCCTCAACCTCATGAGCCACCAGAGCAACGTGGCCGGACGCGACCAGGTCGACTACGACCGTTGGGGCATTGCGCCTTCCCTGGCCTTCGGCCTTGGCACCGATACGCGGGTCTTCCTCGATTACTACCACCTGGAAAGCGATGACCTGCCCGATTCGGGGATTCCCTACAGCATTCCGGCCGCGGGCAACGCGGGGCGTACCTCGGCCAATCCGGACAAGCCCCAGGACGGCGGCCGCAGCAGCAACTTCTATGGCCTGAGCGACCGTGATTTCCGCAAGACTCGCAGCGACATTAGTACCTTCGCCATCGAGCACGACCTCACCGACGCCTTGACCGTGAAGAACACCCTGCGCCACGGCAATACCATGCAGGACTACATCCTCACCCAGCCCGACGACAGCCAGCGCAACGTCAATAACGGCAGTGTCTGGCGCCGTGCCAACAGCCGCGTCGGCAATACCGCGACCACCACCAACCAGACCGACCTGTTCGGCGATTTCTATGTGGGTGGATTCAAGAACAGCTTCTCGACCGGTATCGAGTTCAGCCGCGAGGACAGCGACCGCAGCAGCTACACCGTCAATACCGACACCACGCCACGGACCGCCGGTGCCAGCAGCAACTGCAGCCTCGGCAGTATCGCTTCCAGTGGCTACAACTGCACCTCGCTGGCCAACCCCAACCCGGACGATCCGTGGAACGGCGCCATTGCCCGCAACTACGCCGGCACCGACACGTCGAGCAAGACGCGGGCGATCTACGTGTTCGACACGCTGGAGCTGAGCCCGCAGTGGCAAGTCAACGCCGGCCTGCGCTACGACCATTTCGAAACCGACTACCGCACCTACACCGCCGCCGGTGCCACCACGGCCAAGAGCGAGGACACCAGCGAGTTCGTCACCGGCCAGCTGGGTCTGGTGTGGAAGCCGGCCGAAAACGGCAGCGTCTATGTGTCCTATGCCACGTCCGCCACGCCGCCTGGTGCGCTGGTCGGTGAAGGCATGGAAGGCAACCCGTTGGGGGGTGCGCCCGACCGCACGGGCAACCTGCTGAGCAGTGACCTGGAGCCGGAGGAAACCACCAACTACGAAATCGGTACCAAGTGGGACCTGCTCGACCAGCGCCTGTCGCTGACCGCCGCGCTGTTTCGTACCGAGAAGGACAACACTCGGGTACAGACCAACACCTACAGCTACGAGAACGCCGGCAAGACTCGCGTCGACGGCCTGGAGCTGTCGGCCTCGGGCAAGCTCACCGAGCAGTGGCAGGTGTTCGCCGGCTACAGCTACCTCGAGGCGCGGGTGGTGGACAACGGGCCGCTGGGCGCCGCCAACAATGGCAATCAGATGCCCAATACGCCGAACAACAGCGCCAGCCTGTGGACCACCTATCAGCTGACGCCCAAGCTGACCATCGGTGGCGGCGCCTTCTACGTCGACGACGTGTTCGGCAACCTCGCCAACACCACCTTGGTCAACAGCTATGTGCGCCTGGATGCCATGGCCAGCTACAAGATCAACAAGCACTTCGACGTGCAGTTGAACGTGCAGAACCTGGCCGACAAGACCTATTACGACAAGGCTTTCAGCACCCACTTCGCCAACCAGGCGGCGGGACGCACGGCACTGTTGAGCACCAACTTCCACTTCTGA
- a CDS encoding Fe2+-dependent dioxygenase, protein MLLHIPGLFARDEVLRIRQALEQADWADGRITAGHQSAKAKHNLQLPEGHPLALEIGAALLERLWANPLFMSAALPNKVFPPLLNCYTAGGSFDFHIDNAVRQAKGSVERVRTDLSSTLFFSDPEDYDGGELVIQDTFGTREVKLPAGDLLLYPATSLHKVRAVSRGARFASFFWTQSLVREDSQRALLFEMDGAIQQLSRDVPDHPSLIQLTGTYHNLLRRWVDV, encoded by the coding sequence ATGCTCCTACACATTCCCGGCTTGTTCGCGCGTGACGAGGTGCTGCGCATTCGCCAGGCCCTGGAGCAGGCCGATTGGGCCGACGGCCGCATCACGGCGGGCCATCAGTCGGCCAAGGCCAAGCACAACCTGCAGCTGCCCGAAGGCCATCCGCTGGCGCTGGAAATAGGCGCAGCCTTGCTCGAGCGGCTGTGGGCCAACCCGCTGTTCATGTCGGCGGCGTTGCCCAACAAGGTGTTTCCACCGCTGCTCAACTGCTACACGGCGGGCGGAAGTTTCGATTTCCACATCGACAACGCCGTGCGCCAGGCCAAGGGCAGTGTCGAGCGCGTCCGTACCGACCTGTCTTCGACTCTGTTCTTCAGCGACCCCGAGGACTACGACGGCGGTGAACTGGTCATCCAGGACACCTTCGGCACGCGCGAGGTCAAGCTGCCTGCGGGCGACCTGCTGCTGTACCCGGCCACCAGCCTGCACAAGGTACGGGCCGTCAGCCGCGGCGCGCGTTTCGCGTCCTTCTTCTGGACGCAAAGCCTGGTCCGTGAAGACAGCCAGCGTGCGCTGCTGTTCGAGATGGACGGGGCGATCCAGCAGTTGAGCCGTGACGTTCCCGATCACCCCTCGCTGATTCAACTCACCGGCACCTATCACAACCTGCTGCGGCGCTGGGTGGACGTATGA